The Lolium rigidum isolate FL_2022 chromosome 1, APGP_CSIRO_Lrig_0.1, whole genome shotgun sequence region AACATGCTCATGGGGGCCTCCACCGTCAGCAGCCTCCTCTCCACCTACCTCTGCTGGCCGGCATTCTTCACCAAGGCGTTCCAGCTCGAAGACACGGTATTTTCTGAGTAGAGTATGGAACGGAATTCCTGAGTCTGTCCTTGGACAAATCGCTAGCCTACTTTACAAGATGTTAACAAAAATCTCATAGGTCATACGAGATCACAAGCTTGTGTCATAGGCCATAGCTGTTAAATGGCGAACCATCCAGCAAAGAGAATGCCCCATTCAAAAATTCAGAGAGCATATGTTTCAATAAGAAAGAACACATGGACAACCAGTGTTTAGTTACTTACTAGCAAAGTGCCCGGCCGTGTGTTGAAACAGATCTAAAATAAATTAAAGCATCTTAGGTATGAAGTATACAGTGGTATTGGTTATATGATTGTATACCATCAGAAGTATGTTGGGTTTCACCCAAATTTTAGTCCTCTTACATGTCCCATTATACAACAATACTCACAAAAGTATAAGATAAACTCACCACTTGCTTTACAATTTTGTTTGTTTGTATCATGGATATCCACAAGTATGAAATCATCATGCAGAAAATCATTTCTTGTCAATATTTACATGGAAAAACACTAAATAAAATAGATCTTGGTAAGTCGCTAAAAATTTGATCACAGTGGACCTATTTTCTAATTCCATTTCAATAAAGAAAAGCCGGCAAAGAATGTATACATTGCTCAATTAATACATGTTGTAGCCTCCCACGTTAAAACAATTTCGCCCGATCTTGTTTAGGTCGGTTATGTTGTGCACGGTTTGAGACTGCCCTCTTCCCAAATGTGCGGGATGAACGGCTCGAATGTTTGTCATGGCCCAGGGAGACACCGCACCTGGGACGGTATGTACCTGAATGATGCTGCCACCAAACGGGTCACTGGCGGCTGTCTCAGTGGCCCGTGCGCACATGAAGAAACTTCTGGGGAATCGCATGCATGTGTTATGTGCACTTCCTTTGGCAGGAATGTCCTACGTGTACCAAAATATTTGGAAAAGTATTGAACTATGCTGTTTTCTCGTGCTGTTTAATATGGTTCAGTGCTTGATGCAAGCTACAAACACATGTGCAAGCAGACGCGGGGCGGCACATAACTAGGAGCATGAGTGCGTCCAACTCAACATATTTTGTCCATGGTATTCATTCGGCGGACTAACTGGGTCAGATTAAATATACTAGTGCAAATGACAACACATAGTCAAATGGCATGGTGCTATGTGCAAATACGGAATACCTCAGCGTAAATCAACCAGTTAACCAAGGTACATGCCTCTGTATTTAAAAGTAGAGTTGTATTTATTTATAGTATTTCAATTATTGTAATAACTGACAAAAAGTAGTTGGATAATATATGTATCCAATTATTCATCGTGTACCTGTAATACCTGAATAGGATTATCTTCACCACTATGATGTGGGGCCACCAAATAAGCATTGACGTGCGGGCCCAACCAGTCACATTTCCCGTCAGAGCCTTGTACCAGACATTTGGGTAATTAGTTATACTGTGCCCTAAACATGGTGGGTTTTGCACAAAAATAGTGGTGGGCTGGTGGTTATGTGTAACAAGGTCACCAGAAGTGATGGGTTTGTGTAATTTACCCATACAATAATTAAAATAAGACACCTGGATGCTCCTTGTAATATAGTATAAATAAATACAACTCTACTTTTAAATACCTGAAGGTTCTAACTGCTTGAACCTGAATACCTGAATATATACCTGAAGGTATTCAGGTGGTGGGCTGGTGTTGAAGCACATACATACCTGAATACCTGAAGGTTCTATCTGCAACCATACTTCATTTCCAGTTACTATTCCATTTTCTTATCTTTCTCATACCCATGAACAGCAGCACACCATGAACAAAGCTTTTCATTGGTGGAGATTACACAAACTGGTAACAGAACCCTTCAAGACCCTAATTTGACAGTGTTGTATGACTAATGATTGCCAGTTTTCATTATCCCTACAGTGTTGGATGACACATGATTGGCACAGTTCGTTTCTCTCTCAAGTGATTTAGTTGGTGCTGGTGGGATATGACTCCCTTGGGCACTTTATGTCCTACATTCTGCAGAAAAGCAAAGAACTTGGAAGTCACTGAGTGAAACTACAGTAATATGTATTAATATTAACTGAACAACGGAAACACACATCAATAACAAACAAATGATGACAGATTAGCTTTACTTAGTAAAAGACACAATAGTCGAAGCCTAGCGCTCCGTTGGTCGCCCATAATAAACTAAATGGTACTGGAGAATAACAGCATATACAAATCTAAAGTATTTTGGTTACACTAAAAAGACAATGTATTCAGAAGAGAAGGGCAGGTATAATCAAGATGCAGGAATGATATGATCCAGAACTCTCGGTTTTAGCAATTTTTCCTTGTTATAAACTCGGAATAATGTTAATATATTGCTGAAAGATACTAATGACTGGTAGGTCATCAGGATAACACTTGCTGTCAAGAGAAAGGCGGCCAAAAAATGGAATCATTCACTGCTACCAACATGATTTTAGTTTCATGCTCTATTTTCAAAATTATATCAAGAATATAAAGATATCCAGTGCGTTTTGATGAAACTAGGCCaaaataaaataggaactttAAATATAAACAGGACAGCTTACAAATGATCCTCACCAGCGCTATGATTTGCTCAACACTAATGAGGACCAACACCATAAACTGAGTGAAGCCCTACTGTGTGTAACATTGAACTCCTGGAAGGACCACAACCACATAATATTCACACACAAAAGGCTCACTTTCCAGGAGGTGAGATGGTCTACCTTGCACTCATGATGTCATCACCCAATGAACCCTCGCGACAATATTGATGGCCATAGTCCTCAAATTTTTGGGAGTGATTTGAGCTATTTTATTGTTTTGGTTCCTGGTCATTTCCCATTAAAACAAGGGCCACCAACCAGTGTTACCACACGCTTTCCGGAAAAAAACAATGTTACAACACACTATTTGTTTCcttaattctcaaaaaaaaatctaataGAGGTGCTAACTGGTATCAATGTGTGTTAAGTGTTGACTGAGACCACGGTACAAGAAAACTTTAATCAGTCCACAAACCATGTCATCGTGATATTCTAGTGTCCTAAACACGGATATAATCACAAACTCTTAACAAGAAAACAACAATAACCATTCATCTAACCTAGACAATAACAAATGCAACAAGGTGATACTACCTAGTCAAAGATTTATGAACAGCCGTcattgacatggtaggagctgaaAAATTAGTAAGAGATCAATTAGTTGCTCAATTCACATTACCCTGCAGCATGAAGAAGGCTGCCTAGAAATTCACATTAAACAGGACAGCTTCCAAAATCAGCCTCTTTGCATAAAAAGCAAGGGAAAGGCTGCCTCGAAATTCCCTTCCCCAGACCCCACAATGTGTGGGATCTTTCAGCACTGGGTACGCCCATGAAGAAGAACTGAGCACCATTGTGATTCATTGCAAGGTAGGCATGATCCAAGAAGTGCTCTAAATAGATCTGTGGCCATTGTGTAAATTTAGTACCCCGCAAATAGAGCAAAGGTATCTACGTAACACAATTCACCCTCTGCTTGGAAGTAGCCCACCCCTTGCCATGCCACGGAGAACATCAACCACAGCGTCCATGTTACCTTCCTTCCGATTGAGATCAATAAGAGCCTTCGATGTTTCTGCATCTGCCAGCGAGCAGCAATTCAGCAACTCCTGGATCACAGTATCTGCTTCCCCAGTCAACCCTTCTTCAAATAAACCCCTAACCAGTGAaatagtgctagttgaatcaggaGGAAAACCACACCGCAGCATTTCCTTATGGAAGCCGAGAGCCTTCATAACATTTTTTCCCCGGCAATGCCCATGAATAAGTACACTATACACCGACCCATCAAGCTTCCATTCTCTGTCCAGCATTGACTGGTAAACTTTGTCAGCTTCATTCATCAAACCTTTCATGGAAAATCCCTTAAGAAGAGCCACCACACTCTTAAACTCAGCTTTCCTGCAACAATGCATTAGGGTGTCATACTTAATATTGTCTGGAACAGGATCTTCGTAGTATAGTTTGAAGAGTAACCGCTGTGCTTCCTTTGTACGTGATGACTTGCTAAGCCCATCTATAAGTACACTGTATGTCACAACATCAGGGAGAACTCCTTTCTTTATCATCTCATCATGAAGAGACAGGGCCTTCTCAATATCCCCTTCCTTGCAATGACCACCAATCAGAGTTGTATAAGTAAATTCATCAGGACGAAGGCCCAGTTGAAGCATCTCCTCAAAGAGTTCACACGCATCACTGAGTCTTCTCTCCTCATAAAGACCCCTTATGAGGGATGAGTAGGTGATTGCATCAGGAATCACACCTTTCTTCAGCATCTTCCTATTCAGTTCGAATGCAGAATCTGTATCACCAATCTTACAGTATCCACTGAGAATCGTGCTATATGTCACAACATCAGGCTTCACTCCTTTAGCCTCCATTTCATTGGCTAACTCTCTCGCTTCATCCATTCTTCCTAACTTGCAGTAACCATTAATTAGGGCATTGTAACACACCACCGAAGTCTTGATCCCGCATTCCTTCATCTCCTTCAGTGCAAGCAATGCATCATCCAGGAACCCGTTCTTGCAGAACCCATCTATCAGTGCCGTGAAAGTGATCTCATTCATGCGGAGGCCCCTCTCCCTCATCTGCCCCACCAGGGCCACCGCCCGCTCCAAGTTCCCAGCCCTGCACATCGCATGGATCAGCGATGTAAACGTCACAACATCAGGCACAACCCCTTTCTGCGACATCTCCGCAAACACGGCCAGCGCCTCATGCAAGCAGCCGGCCTTGCAGTACCCACTCAGCAAGGTGTTATAGCTGACCCCATCGGGGGCCAGGCCCTCACTCACCATTCCATCGAACACCTTGCGCGCGTTCTCCATCCTCCCGGCCTTGCACAGCCCGTTCACCACCGTGTTGAAGGTCACCAGGCTGGGCCTCACGCCGCCCTCCCGCATCACGCCAACCAGCCTCTCCGCGCCGCCCACCTCCCCGGCCCTGCAGAAGGCCGCGACGAGCGTGTTGTAGGTGACGACGTTGGGCGCGCACCCGGCGGCGCGCATGTCGCCCTCCACGACGCCGAGCGCCTCCTCCCGGAGGCCGCGGGCGCAGAGCGCGCGGACGAGGATGTTGTAGGTGTACACGTTGGGCGCCACGCCGTCGCGGAGCATGGTGCCCGCGAGGAAGCGGCGCGCGGAGGGGAGCGAGGCGTCGGAGAGCGCGAGGAGGACCGCGTTGTAGGCGGGCAGCGAGGGCGCGTACCCGGCCGACCTGGCGAACGCGAGCGCCGCGGCGGCGAGGgtgggggaggagagggaggcgtaGGACTTGATGAGCGCGTCGaagggccgcggcggcggcggggacgggaggaggcggagcgcggaGAGCAGGGcgaggaggagcggcagcggcgggaaGGTGGCGGCGAGGCGCGTGGCCGCGGGAAGGGAGAGCGGGAGGTGGCGCCGGCGGAGCGGGGGCGGCAGGGGAGGCGAGCGCGGGGAGGGGTTGAGGAGGGCCGCGAGGTGCGCGTGGTGCACCGGGTGGCCGTGGCtgccggaggcgacggccgcggccGCTTGCCGCGCGGTCGCCATGTTCAggtgcgcgacggcggcggcggcggcggacggaccGGCATAGTATTTCTCTGGCCCAGTCAGTCAGAATCAGCCCAGCAGGGGGTGTGGACTCGGTGGGACCCGGTGGTCAGCGAGCCACCAACCCGACCCCGCGTGACACGCTATAAATGAGGCGCTTTCCATTCGAGAGCTCTCTCCCCGCACCCCATTCCTTCCCAGCGCGTTCCCCAACCCTCGTCCGACGCGCGCCCAGAGGTGAGCAAGAATCCCCCGATTTCTCTTCGAATTCGCGTTCATTTTTCGATTCCTGCCCCCTGCGCCATGGATTATCTCGCGGTCTGTGCGCCCTCCCTGTCGATCCCCTCTCGGTTCTCCCCGTGCTCGTCTCGGGGGTGTGATTTTTCGTCCTTGGCGTGTTCCTTTTGGAAGGGGTAACGCGCCCGATCCGTCGCTGCGGGGCGTCGTGAAGGCGCTTTTGATCGAGAACAGGAGTCATATGTTCTTGGATTGCTGTTTCGTTCGGTATTTTGGGGCTGGATCGTTGTTGATAGAATACGCGCGGTACGGCTGTGGCTGGCTAGGGTTACTGCTAGCTTTGTCATTTTCCGCCAAATTATTTTGCCAGAGGGAACGATGGATTGGATTGGATTTAGTTCGTGCATCAAATTATTTTTAGCGTTATCTTGGTCGATTTGTTGTTAATTGAGTAGTGTCCATGGAAGGATCAGACATGATCTTAGTTTGTGGATTCTGttttgtgtttcgcaaaaaaaaaaaggattccGTTTTGTGGATGATATGTGCATGTTGGTTTGCTATCTTGTCTGATTACACATGTTGGTTGTTTATAAGAAATGTTGTGTGATAGCTTGGGGTATTGGCTAAAATCCCTCGAATTCTTTTATTGTAATTAGTACTGTGTGCATCCTGCAAATCGAACTGGATTACCATCTGTATAATTGCCGTCTCGATCAAAATATGTTATCCAATGCTTTCTTCTGGCATGTTCTTCGCGACTACCAACTCCATTAATGTGTTATACGCCATATCATCATTTGGTAGATTGTAACCACTGCACTTGACAGATTCtgaaggaagaagagaagttgAACCATGGGGAAGAGAAAGGcagctgccaagccacctcccaaGAAGCGGATGGACAAGCTTGATACCGTCTTTTCCTGCCCATTCTGCAACCATGGGAGTAGTGTTGAGTGCCGAATGTTAGTACTATCTTCACATGCCTTCTTATTAATCGGTTCATACTACTGGTCTTGGCTGTCCATTCAACATTGTGACTGGGTTTTCTCCCATTTTCCTCTCCAGTGATATGAAGAATCTGATTGGTGAGGCCAATTGTAGAATCTGCCAGGAAAGCTTCAGCACCACTGCTAACGGTATGTCCAAATTATACATGGAACTGCAAATTGTATCTTCTAATGTAGATGCCGTGCTGATTGGAGCTCAGCTACAAAATTCCGCTCCAATCATCTCATTAGTTTTGTTACAACTCTGGGAACAGGGTATAGCTTATCTATAAATTTCCTACTGACATGCACATTTCATGTAATCTGGGAGTTTTGTCATTCTAGGCCATAATGGAACAGAGCCGAGGGAGTAGTTATATATGTAATTGCTTTTGACATTAAAACAACACCGTCATGTCTGTAAGACAGCCATGTGGCTCCCTGTATTATCATGTCCAAGTCTGAGTGAACTAAAATGCTTGTAACAAATCTGCATTCACCAGAACTCAACCTGTATAATAATTTCGTGTGAAGAAAATACAGAGTTAAGTAGAGGTTAAACTTGGTTGAGCCACATATTTTCAAGTTTGTACTATAAAATATCGTGTAAAGGAAATGCAGTGTTAAGTAGAGGTTAACCTTGGTTGGGCCACATTTCAAGATTGTACTAATTCTCTGTTCTCTTTGGTGCAGCGCTGACTGAAGCTATTGATATGTAAGTAAAGTCCAACTAATAACTCTTTACTGTATTGAGTGGGTGCAAATAAGTCAGGCTTAACTGAAGATGGAATTGTTTTTTTCTACAGATACAGTGAATGGATCGATGAGTGTGAGCGCGTCAACACTGTCGAAGATGATGATGGTGCATGAGCATGCCCGGATGTGAATGGACTGTTTACTATCGTGGTCGTAACGCGTTGGTGTTATTGACTGCCACTGTCAGCCATGTCTGTAGTAGCATTGTAAGATGTACTGGCTGATCAAACTTTAGTAGGCAGCTTATCCCTCGCTTAATAAACAACCGATGATATTGTGTACTTATATTTCAACCTTTAATAGTAGTCTGCGTATCTGATGTGTATGGATCCATAATATATGAGATTATGTAAGGTTGGTTCTCTATCAGTATGTTATCATGGTTGGCATTACGCCTTACTATTTCAGTACCATTACTAATGCTATGTTGTAAGTTCGCAAGCCTGAGGTTCTTTTGGCGGCAGAAGGTGTGCTGTAAAGTTTGAAGTGAAGTAGTTTCTGTATGTGCTGTAGGATTGTGTACATTGTAGCATAAGTAGAAGTGTTCGCCATTTCTGGGATGTGCAAGCCTGCTTCTGAGAATGAGAAATCTTCTGGTAATTTATTTAGGAGAAATGCTTCTGGCAGCGTATGTTAATGCATTGTAGCTACCCAGGGGACTGCTATTTGTGGTGTCATGTTGGCATTTCGTTTGGCTGATCTTGATTGTTTTGACCTGCCTTGCAGATTGAGTAATATCATTTGACTAATGTATTCTTCCCGATCACATAAAAGTGGCATCGGAAGCAATAAATACACTACCAAATTATCAGCTTAGCCAAGTGTAAAAAATATACAAATATAATTGTGTATACTACCTGTTGACATAAAGACGGCCGAAAACAATATTCCTTGCTTAACTTCCTGCTCTCCTTGATGTAGATTAGATGACATGAGCACTTATTTCTGCTCATGTCATCTAATCTACATCAAGGTATTACCCTGAACTCGATAAACTTGCCTGAAACATAATTTTATTACAATCTGTGGAAACTTAACCAGCCCTTCATGGTAGCTGTTCTCTCCCATCAACTTCTCAAAGAAAACAAGACTACTCCGTGTTTCCTGGGGATAACGCAAAAGGACAATCTCTTCTTGGTGCTACTTGATTGTGAGATCCCTGATAAAATATGGAGTTGCATAAGTTTTGCTTCCAAGAAATGTTCCAAAGGTGCACAGACGATCCTTTCTCCACCCATTATCTTGCTACTGTGAAATCGTTGACGGTGTTTCACTTTTTTTTGATGCCATAAGCAATGTAATTTATACTAATATCATCAGACAGAGACCACCCTTGAGTAAACGGATTATAGACAAACCCTGACATTTCTTCTACCTGGAGAGAAGATGTCAAGCTATAAGTTAAATAAACTGGCAGCAAAATCATCATGTGGCAGTGATTAGTAGTTTACAGAGATCGAGGCTCTTTGCAGCGCTAGGACTAGCTCCTCGGGGGTGACTAGTTTGGACCACTCATGCGTGCCTATAGGAAGCTGTAAAAGTACAAAGAAAATAATTTAGAGTACAGTGTCATATTTGATGCTCATTCAGCGGAGCATCACGTTAAGTTCGAATTAGCATATGTTGAAACAGCATGTTGGTAATAGTGCAGATGAGCATATAGCATCTGAGTGTTTCGTCAGAGGATCTGAGTTGTTACTGAATTCTAGTGTTATAAGCCAGTAAACACAGCTGACTACATGATCAATATATCCCTATGCATTTATTTATCTGTCACCTGTCTGGCATAGTGATGAACTCAACATAAGACCGCACTTCCGACCAGTATGTACCGAAAGACATGTTAGAGAGGATAGACATTTCAATTTTTACCATGAATTCAACGACCGATTTCCTTTCACAAAACTTATGTACCTGATAAATTCAATGACCTATTTTGTTTGGATCGAGATTACTCATGACATTAGCAATAGTGCTAAGAGCTTACAATCAACAGACGAGTCAAGATTTCACTAAGCTAACCACCATGGAATGCCATATTTCTCCAACATAATACACTGCCGAGAAAGTGAATCAATCTTCGATAGGAAatgaaataaacaaaatataagatGGACAATTGGACTAACCAATCTGAGAATATATTCAGCACCAATGATGGCAGTCGCATATGCTCTCATTGACCGATTAATGGTAGAAAGAACAGTGGCGCCATTGGGAACTGTCAAGGCCGATAGAGATTTGCAGAACTCCAGAGGATTATCAACGTGCTCAATCACCTGCACGCATATTAAGATAATTCATATTTATGATCCACTACATTAGTTTTCATCAAGAAAGCTACACATGCAACAGGCTAAAATCTGCAGTGACTGGTGGGAACATGGCTATCACAACGAGCTTATATGGTGTGTTACGATATTCTGTTATAAATTATGTGAGTTCTCCAGATATTTCTCACT contains the following coding sequences:
- the LOC124705509 gene encoding pentatricopeptide repeat-containing protein At5g39710-like; this encodes MATARQAAAAVASGSHGHPVHHAHLAALLNPSPRSPPLPPPLRRRHLPLSLPAATRLAATFPPLPLLLALLSALRLLPSPPPPRPFDALIKSYASLSSPTLAAAALAFARSAGYAPSLPAYNAVLLALSDASLPSARRFLAGTMLRDGVAPNVYTYNILVRALCARGLREEALGVVEGDMRAAGCAPNVVTYNTLVAAFCRAGEVGGAERLVGVMREGGVRPSLVTFNTVVNGLCKAGRMENARKVFDGMVSEGLAPDGVSYNTLLSGYCKAGCLHEALAVFAEMSQKGVVPDVVTFTSLIHAMCRAGNLERAVALVGQMRERGLRMNEITFTALIDGFCKNGFLDDALLALKEMKECGIKTSVVCYNALINGYCKLGRMDEARELANEMEAKGVKPDVVTYSTILSGYCKIGDTDSAFELNRKMLKKGVIPDAITYSSLIRGLYEERRLSDACELFEEMLQLGLRPDEFTYTTLIGGHCKEGDIEKALSLHDEMIKKGVLPDVVTYSVLIDGLSKSSRTKEAQRLLFKLYYEDPVPDNIKYDTLMHCCRKAEFKSVVALLKGFSMKGLMNEADKVYQSMLDREWKLDGSVYSVLIHGHCRGKNVMKALGFHKEMLRCGFPPDSTSTISLVRGLFEEGLTGEADTVIQELLNCCSLADAETSKALIDLNRKEGNMDAVVDVLRGMARGGLLPSRG
- the LOC124685078 gene encoding transcription elongation factor 1 homolog, which produces MGKRKAAAKPPPKKRMDKLDTVFSCPFCNHGSSVECRIDMKNLIGEANCRICQESFSTTANALTEAIDIYSEWIDECERVNTVEDDDGA